The following coding sequences are from one Methanococcoides orientis window:
- the thrC gene encoding threonine synthase: protein MKLYSTNLQAEEVNFETALITGLAPDKGLYMPKTLPHFSEEELVALKDEEYPEIAFQLLKKILEGEIDEESLKAITYDAYDYDVPLEEVNENTYIMRLDRGPTASFKDFAARMMARLMQFYLKKENKELTILTATSGDTGSAVAHAFYGLDNIKVIVLFPETEVSDRQRKQMTTLNENISALAIDGKFDDCQAMVKQAFADSELKHLNLSSANSINIGRLVPQTLYYFYSYLKLRNYPEEIIFSIPSGNFGNMMGCVLAKNMGVPIKKIIASVNENDEVPGFLNTGEYEKIVPSKNCISNAMNVGHPSNLARLIAIYGGEMDEQGNINKLPDMDKLNGDIYSTSVTDEQTKAVVKEFFEEYDICIEPHGAVGIKGLMDYRASTNDNTLAVTLETAHPAKFPAEVMSAIGIEPEPPQSLKEIEGREEHMEFLDTDYEKFKSYLKERLE, encoded by the coding sequence ATGAAACTCTACAGCACTAATCTCCAGGCAGAAGAAGTAAATTTTGAAACTGCGCTTATCACAGGTCTTGCTCCAGACAAAGGCCTTTACATGCCAAAGACACTTCCACATTTCTCAGAGGAAGAGCTTGTGGCCTTAAAGGATGAAGAGTATCCTGAGATAGCTTTCCAGCTGCTTAAAAAGATACTTGAAGGTGAGATCGATGAGGAATCCCTCAAGGCAATAACCTATGATGCTTACGACTATGATGTCCCTCTGGAAGAGGTAAATGAGAACACATACATAATGAGGCTTGACCGCGGTCCTACTGCATCTTTCAAGGACTTTGCAGCTCGTATGATGGCAAGACTCATGCAGTTCTATCTCAAGAAGGAGAACAAGGAACTGACCATACTTACAGCAACTTCCGGAGATACAGGAAGTGCAGTTGCTCATGCATTCTATGGTCTTGATAACATCAAGGTGATCGTGCTGTTCCCTGAGACAGAAGTTTCAGACCGCCAGAGAAAGCAGATGACAACCCTTAACGAGAACATCTCTGCACTGGCAATTGACGGAAAGTTCGATGACTGCCAGGCAATGGTGAAGCAGGCATTTGCAGACAGTGAGCTCAAACACCTGAACCTTTCATCAGCAAATTCCATTAACATAGGCCGTCTGGTCCCGCAAACTCTCTACTACTTCTATTCCTACCTGAAACTAAGGAATTACCCTGAGGAGATCATATTCTCCATACCATCAGGCAACTTCGGTAATATGATGGGCTGTGTGCTGGCAAAGAACATGGGCGTGCCAATCAAAAAGATAATCGCTTCTGTTAACGAGAACGATGAGGTCCCGGGTTTCCTTAATACCGGTGAATATGAGAAGATCGTCCCTTCAAAGAACTGCATCTCAAATGCAATGAACGTTGGTCACCCAAGCAATCTTGCCAGGCTCATCGCTATCTATGGCGGGGAAATGGATGAACAGGGCAATATCAACAAGCTTCCTGACATGGACAAATTGAACGGTGATATCTATTCAACATCTGTAACGGACGAGCAAACCAAAGCAGTGGTCAAGGAGTTCTTCGAGGAGTACGACATCTGCATTGAGCCTCACGGTGCTGTTGGTATTAAGGGTCTGATGGATTACAGGGCAAGCACCAATGACAACACGCTTGCAGTGACACTGGAAACTGCTCATCCTGCAAAATTCCCTGCAGAAGTAATGTCTGCTATCGGAATTGAACCTGAACCCCCTCAGAGCTTGAAAGAGATCGAGGGAAGAGAGGAGCACATGGAATTCCTGGATACGGATTATGAGAAGTTCAAGAGTTATCTGAAGGAAAGGCTTGAGTGA
- a CDS encoding DUF61 family protein, with protein sequence MSGGLPDSDDSGIMRWMRLEVGKINKEIVAERKPLSQLLKEETPSSKTKGGNEHLFDKKVLTLLEEQLPVELHGKLRLPILFFLDNRVADSSFLNDETAARSLQILGELSKSRSFSKGRLWVGKSIAYSIMRKYPTVVQIVMG encoded by the coding sequence ATGTCAGGAGGGCTACCGGATTCGGATGATTCGGGTATCATGAGATGGATGAGATTGGAGGTGGGCAAGATCAACAAGGAGATCGTTGCTGAGAGAAAACCCCTTTCTCAGTTGCTTAAGGAGGAGACACCATCCTCAAAGACAAAGGGTGGTAATGAGCATTTATTCGATAAAAAAGTGCTAACTCTTCTTGAAGAGCAGCTACCAGTAGAGCTTCATGGAAAGCTTCGCCTCCCTATTCTTTTCTTTCTCGACAACCGTGTGGCAGACAGTAGTTTTCTTAATGATGAGACTGCTGCCAGATCCCTGCAGATCCTGGGGGAACTAAGCAAGTCCCGCAGTTTTAGTAAAGGAAGGCTCTGGGTGGGTAAGAGCATTGCATATTCTATCATGAGAAAGTATCCCACTGTAGTGCAGATCGTAATGGGATGA